The genomic region atttctctctttttcttaggagctttgtttgtttttttttattaaaaataactgtAATAATTCAGTTTAGAGTTTAATTAcatttaagagttttttttttgttttttttttcaagagatgTAGTGTATtctatagaaattaaattcatatattttttctataatctCAAAACTGAATTATATTTCTTGGATAGGATTTTCTTTGTTTgtgaatgttttattattttcttttttttaattgcagTTCTTTGACAAGAGCTTCTGAAAAAGTGTAAACGGCGCCAAGGTGTGATCTGGGCCTAGGGTTTCTGGTGAGTTTTTAATATCATGTGATGGAGTAGGCTCTGTCAATCAaaagaatttgattttatttactttttacagATATTTAATACTATTTAGTTTAGAGAGATTTTAGATATATTCATGTTTCGCCTAATGTGGTAGGTTTTCAATGAATCGTCGTAGTTAAAAGTTTATCAACGATGTGATAGCATGAATCATTGAGCTATATGTCTGTCTATCTTATCTTTGCATGTTTAACTTTGCCTTCTGTTTTGTTGTCGAGGGTTTTAATCAGTACATTTAATTAATTCGTATTCTTTCACGTCATGTTTAAATCACGGTTGATGCCTCCTAAGAAATTCTCTTGGTCGAATGTGGAAACATGCGAATTGCAATGGTTCTGTTTTAGgatgtttcattttattatacTTACCCTCCTGTTAGGGATTTCAGTGTTCactaaattcttaaaatttatccttcttaagataatgcatattttaattgaaattttataattatgcttaatgtttaatatttttaattaattttattaaatttaattttactcaATAAACACTTTTACTTTATTCTTattctttcatatcaaattgaAATCATGGTTGATGCGCCTAAGAAATTCTCTTGGTCGAACGTGGAAACATGCATTGTGCATCGGGTgtttatcattatttaaaaaaaaatgtattcaacGACCTAGAATAACGAcgattctaaaaaaattgtctaaaacTTAAAGACGTtgataatttcataaataaaggAATTACAAATCATGACGATTTTACGAGAAAAACGTAAGTgatttaattgtacaataagtCTGCGGTATCTAATTTCACAAGAATTAAGTATCAGTATgaacaatttgaatttaaaattgatacacaagtttgtaaaaaaaaaaatttttttaagatgattcTTTCAactaatcgtcttagaaaataaaaaattttaagataattatttgaagaaattattttaaaaaatccactttctaaaacaattttttcaaataatcattttagaaatattaatttttaacatttttttttaaattctaagaaagtTTCACAAATAACGTATGTAGAAAGTGAaatttttaagatgattattTGGAACATCttaaaaacatcaattttttaacttttttttaaaaaaacaaatattaaatcgATTTTTGGTAAGAATCGATTTAGAACAAAAAAATCTAAGATGATTTAAAAATCGTTGTGACGTTAAGTTTAAAGATTATAGATTATTGTAAAACCTCGTGAAAAGCCTCAAAGAATCATCATTGAAAacgattttttttagtaatgtttCATTCTATTTTCTATGATTTACTGTTGGAATTTAGATTTGGATCTGATCCACTTCTAGTCTTCTAAATTGGTTACACTTTATTATGGCTATTCGATGAATTGGGATGGTGAGAAATGGTACCACCAAAACAAAGAACGATgatgaattaatttttgaagCTAATGTTGTGATGGATAGGACACATTTTACTTGTTTGGTACTTCATACTTTCATCCCCAAATTTTGGCTGAACGTTCAGTGTTCCCTATAAAATGTTGAATTTGGTTCATTCTGACATGACAATGGGACGGGCGGGTATGAATATTGTCTCTCCAATTTCTTATTCTGACTCTCCAACATATTCTTATACCGTATCTGATATCCGTCGGGTATTGGGTATCTCCTATCTCGTCCCATATAcgattcaaattagaaaaatattttttttttgtaaaaaaatattaaaaatttgattttaaaaaaaataaattgattgttaaacatttatttttaactacttatatatcaataaatttattataacgcGTGTatctacaaaaataattaaaaaaataatattaaattgtaaaaattctaaaataaaattaactagtaataaaaattctatgtcttttgattaaattatgcaaaaattttaaaaattttaagtagTGAGACGGATTCGGATTCAGGGTCGGGACGGGACGGGTCTAGTAATCTCATACTCATACCCGTACCCAACTTTTGGTTATCGGAAAAAATCCAAACCCAAATTTATACCCGATCAACTCAAATATTATCTGTCAAAATTGAAATGGATTCGAACGGatacccattttttttttgccatgtGTATTCATTCCTTTGGGCTAGAATGGTCAAATACAACAGCCGAAGTTGAAAGCAGAAAGAGCCAAGTTTCCACTGTTTTCTTAGGCTTTAGAATCTATTTCGGCATAAAGTTCTCATAAAGAGAGTACAGCAAAAATGCTACATCTATCCCCAAGGATCAAATTAGATTGACGTCATTGAATTGGGAGAACCACAAAAATAGATAGTTACGTTGATACTTTAGTTGAAATTTTTGACAATTTAAAGACAATCCATACGACAAAGTTTCAAATCAGCGCAATGTTTTTGGTTGGCTTGGACCAGGGATTAGAGCTAGTTTAGGGGAAAatacaaaaaggaaagaaaaaaggaaaaatggtgacagttgttttttcttcttttcagaacagctatattttttttattgaacacaATCTTATTCAAATAAGATAAgattattataaacaataaaattcttATTCCAATTTAATACTAATTACATATATAAGATTGAAATAATTTCATCTTAGTTCCAAGACTGAAATGATTCCATGTCTTGATTCACGTATTCACTTATTTAATAACTTTACTATTGTTGTATGATTCATTAATCTAGGCCATACATTTCGCCAACCAAAAAGGGTATCATTTTATAGCATGATCCTTTATTCGTAATTATGTAGTAATTGAACAATAGTCCTGCCAGCAATAAATGGCCTGGCTTTAATTGGCACTGCAAGAAATTAATCAAAAGCCTATTGAGCTAATATGAGTGACTATTTGGTGCAGTGGTTGAGAAATGGAATTTGGTTCTAATGGCTAGAGATGGCTAAGAGGCACCATCCATgccatgtattattttttttttaaaaaatgtaaattatattaaatctaaaataatataataataaacggAGTATATTTTGTagcgaaagaaaatgaaaattctccTTAATACAAGAAAGTCTATATCAAGatattaaaacaaatacaacAGGTGCATTTGTCTATACATAAtaaacttaatcttgctaatattctctattacaaaaaattgataatttttaaaaatcagttTGTTTCTAGATAACCAGATGCATTAGATTGTAATTGTTATAATCAGACAATGAAATTTTTCTTAAACAGCTAATGTAAATCTGtctctaattaaaaaatcaataatacacaaagaaataaaatatctgcgaaaaaaaaacaaatcacatATGTATTTATGGCATGTGTTATTAATATGAGCAGTGGCAGACTGGCAGTGTGATTGACAAATTTATGGCATTTGGTTTTACCTTTTTGGAATTGAATTGAATGGGAACAGGTCATGTTCGGTCATCAAGTCAACACACTTAGCTTTCGGACACTAGAAATAATacatccttctcattttttacttattttactgtacatgcattaaaaaatatttaataatattaaaatttattatattcagattaaaatattcttatttaatatttttgattttttaatcctattaaaatttgttatatttgGATTAAAATATTCTTACTTATAATTTTTGCTTAAATTTGTTATATTAAATAAAGGTATATTTGAgacagaaaaatattaattagactttgaaattctaaaaatttgattattttgaaaaaaaataaaaactaaaaacttaaaaataaaaaaaaagagataaaaagaataattctaattatttattacattttttttacaaatatttatttatatttctaataTTCTCTATCGGCTCtctatataaattagaataactattttaaactagagtattttttaaatgttattctTTAATGAGAGAGATTTTAGGAATTTTTCTtaacaatttatcatttatcactttttagttttaaattgaatttatatattttttaaaataagttatcaataattaaaaataattttgtatcacagtataaattatttatcataaacataaatataacttattaaaaatatttatgtattatgaaatttaatataatataattttatattcaaaatatttatttattatatattttaattaattacataaataaacattttttggtGCAATGCACACGTGCTAAAATACTAGaatgtatttatgtttttatttaatacttattttggtAAGTACTTGGAcgattatttaatttctaatatatgAACAATGAGTAATGCTACTAATTCATTATCTTATTcatctttataatattttataaaatagtgtttaatgaaaattaataaatatatttaatatcttaaaaatataaaaaaattatttatttagtaagtaaaataattaataagatgTTGTATGAAAATTTAGAATTATTCAAAATTCTTCAAACTTCCATggttgaataattttaattaaaataatgctaTCTTTTGTTATAATACCTTTTTATTAGACTTTccaatatttcataaaaaatgtatcaaataaaaaataaatgagtttaatatcttaaaaatatttaatatttttttacttaataagtAAGGAAATTAGTGTGAATTAGAcgtagtaaaaattaaaaatattataatattaaatatacaacCTTCGCCATGATTGTATctcaatatgtttttttatacaaaactcgagtgttatatatatatatatatatatatatttcggcCGAGCAATATCTCGATTGAAAAAATCAGAATTTATatcaaaacaaacaataaagaaaaaaaaatagatacttGAGTTGTTTCCACCCAAATCAATATAAGTGTATTTGGATAAATAATTCATTCAATTGCTTATTTTACAAGTTCTTATTGGaggacaacttttttttttaaaaaaatattaatataaacttactgaaataaatttttaaaaaaagcttaTTGTACTAAGTTTAACTAAAGACTTATGAACTAtgtttaaaagaatttatagaaatcatcatatataatttagattttcaaataaataattaaacctatcaaattaataaaaaaaactgtgaaaaaaataacaaaaaattgatCGTACCAATAAGAATTCATCCATTTTGATTATtaaagtataaattatatatgtttcagtatttataaatatagttgaatttagttttaatctcttaaaaatatttgtattagttTTATTCTtcgtaaattttaaaaaatttaaaattagttgttgTGACTTTATAGTGGTGATGCGATATACCTCAGCAATCATTTGCAAATGATATGTGACACAGCGGGCTTAGATGCATGTTATTTCcttaatagaaattatttttaaaactaggAACCATCAATGGTTCTCTTTTTGCAAGTTGTCTTCAATtccattaataaaattgatttgattatacAGTTGGtttcttaaattatatataaaagtttaattgaattttttaattatcgaaaagtttaattaagtcttttaattgtttaatgtaatataattatgttatttttcaatGTTAGTTTGATTTACTTTTGTGAATAGATATTTTTACATCAAATGTATTAATAACCtgagtaaaaatatttatttaatcaatcataaatcttaataaaaatattattttatatcggTTTTAATAaagatccaattaaatttttaattataattaagagataaattatattgttaagtcatataaataatatacataAGGCCAAATTGTGCAAAGAGAGTTTAATATGAGAGGGTTTTGAGAGAGTTTAATTTGCATTGTTGTGGGTTGTAACCGTAAAAAGACATTCCTTGGTAAATATTACTCACATTTGATAAAAGAGATATATATTAATAAGggtatatatattagtattttataaatttatcatttaatttttctccattaaatcaaacacaaccttaaataaaattattagttgatttaagatcattataatttttactaATTTCAACTTAACACATTGTGAAATGCAATTCtctctcataaattaaaatatttaagtaaccatcatataaaaaattagttggaaattatatatatatatatatagagagagagagagagagagagagagagagagagagagagagagagagagagagagagagagagagagagagagagagagagagagagagagagagagagagagagagagagagagagagagagagagagagagagagagagagagagagagagagagagagagagagaggcaaTGCCTACTATATCAACCAAGATAAAAGAAGACATCTGAGAAGGGTAGAGGGGCCAAAGGTGAATAGGTTCCAACATTGTGTTGTCATGCTTTGCGAGCTAGTCCTCATAAGCATTACTGTTATGAATCAGCCCAAGGTGGAGCAATTCAGCACAGAGCAATCCAACACAGAAGAAGAAATAGTAGCAGACAAGGTGGAGACACGCACTAACCTCAGGACCAAAAGCAAAACATGCAAGCCGCACTACCTGAAGGATTTTGTGACCAATGCAAATCCTAAATGATGAGTTGGCTGCTTGTCATTAGGTGAAGGAGATTCCTCTTTCGGCTAGGATCTCTTCTCCATGGCCATTCTGTCATTTCTTTTTGTGCTCCTTAGGTCCTGTAGAGGAAACAAAATAACTAACTTAGCATTATttttgtgcatatatatatgaatccAAAATGTAAaggaaagcaagcaatataatCAGAAAAATTTCTCTCCTTAATCTCCCTTTTTTCTGGAGGTACCTAGGATCTTATGAGTAGAATTTTTGCTCATAACaatttggtgctttcattgggCACTACCACCATGGCTGAAGCAACTCGACCCAAAACCAGAATGGAACACATTGAAGAAGCCATAGCCAAGCTAGCTTCCAACCAACTCCATGTCACCACCAAACTAGATGAACTCATTCACCGCATTAGTGTGTTGGAAGCCCGTCAATACCACTCACCCACACCTCCATCTTCTTCCTCTGTGAAGACATTCCTCACACACACTCCAATACTGCCTCCGCTGCTCAAGCCAACCCTGTCACCCATGCTTACTTTGCCACCCATGCCAACTCCGCCACCACACCCCGCACTCATACCGAAACACCCAGCACCCTTACCGGCTCCGCTTACCAGCAGAGGAGACACTACGGGTAAGCTTGTAGCACCACTTCACCCTACCTTACCTCTCAAGAGCGGCAACAACATCCACCGTGGTACTCGTCTTCCCTTTAACGGGCTAAGTGTAGGTAACAGAGTACCGTAGACCATCCTCGGGAAGGTTCTTAAGGACTCCATGAACCAAACAGTGAATCCCAAGTTTCATAATGTTCTGCATGTTGTCACACAGCACCACTTTGTGCCCCTTGACTCCTCTCTTGCCTCTCTCCCACGACCACCGTATCTGTCGTCGTCACCTCCACAACCACCACCTCCACCATGACCAAGATCGGCGTGGGTTTGCACCTTGTGGCGCAAGTCACTACCTAGCCCACTCACTTTCATGATGATGGTAATCCTCGAGGATTATCATTGTCAGGGCCCTAATCAGCCCAGTAACTTCACTCATGGAAAAGAATATCTTCAAGATAAGCAGTTGGAGTCAGACATCACATTTCATGTTGGAAAGCAAGAAGCTGAGCTTGCTTTGACGGTCAATAATGTAGTTTTCAATAGGGATCTGTATCAGCTAAAAGGTTTAATTCGCGCTAGAGCTGATCCCAACAAGACAGATTATGATGGACGGTCACCTTTGCATCTTGCAGCATCTAGAGGATATGAAGATATCACACTTTTCCTTATGCAAGAACATGTAGATGTCAATATTAAAGATAACTTCGGGAACACACCTTTACTTGAAGCAATTAAGAATGGACATGATCGGGTtgcccactttttttttttctacacctCAAGCTTTCCCATAGTAAGCCCAAATCACCATGGCCCAAACTTCACtcacatgttattttttttctaaacccaCCTCATGTTTtagctattttgtttttttaactgtGCCACTAAGTTGTTTCGAGGTCTGGATTTAAGGTCccaacaccttgaggacaaggtgtttttgGATGGGCATAGGAATGTTATGAATCAGCCCAAGGTGGAGCAATTCAGCACAGAACAATCCAACACAGAAGAAGAAATAGCAGCAAACAAGGTGGAGACAGGCACTAACCtcaagatcaaaatgaaaatatgcaGGCCGCACTACCTGAAGGATTTTGTGACCAATGCAATCCTAAATGCTGAGCTGGTTGCTTCTCATTGGGTGAAGGAGATTCCTCTGTCGGCTAGGATCTCTTCTCCATTgccattcttttattttctttcgtgCTCCTTAGGTCATGGAGAGGAAATAGAATAACTAACTTAGCATTATTTTTGTGCCTATATATTTGAATCCAAAATGTAAaggaaagcaagcaatataataagaaaaattccTCTCCTTAATCTCCCTTTTCTGGAGGTACCTAGACCTCAAACGCTAGGATCTTATGAGTAGAATTTCTGCTCATAACAATTACCCTCTCTAAAAGTATGCTTCAAAGTGATAGTCCATATCAAAAATGGCTTTCTTCACGTCCTCCATAAGGACAGATGCAAGAAGCTGATCAcatgtgtgacaccctctacccctcatctatatactaacaaaggaatgcaaattcaaatattaattaaaagtatttttttaaaacatttttaaatacaagtctttcaaagggataaaaTGTTCACAATCACTTCCTTCTACATCATTTttaacttgtccaaataaataataaagtcatcggcTCAAACAAGGCCGTCTGAGACTTcatagaattaatataaaaccctataccccaatgtcacatcctatcagagcgttgtgtctcgacgtccttcagcacaatattccttaacgcagttcacctagtcatctgctcccccgaacacaaagttcaagatcatcacaggatccaaacacaaacaacaaactgggagtgagttatcacattcctaactaatagagaaacaagacaactagatatacatatcatataaaccaaataaaacttacttacacgtaattcatgtaattccaccactttgtcattcaaggttcacttttcatccatcaatcacacttttcaatcatcaatcacattacacaagaatcacacactctgatcaagacataataacgcctcaatttcataataaacaattagcaagcgcatgagacaattatgctaagactcaagcctatatgcaatgtggtaccatgtcagtgaaaaaccaccctggggcgcttaggagtacataacaagacacaccacacaatgggtttgtcaggtcactctcactaagtaagatcatagggagaccagtcagggtcacgatgttttgcgagaatgctccaaccatatgggatcaacataggcttaaaggagcactcaaacccggtgacccccaaggcctacactccgaagagtccgtcagggcctctccctcctgattcaggtccaacccctaaaatcattttagcacacagacactgctcgtgaattatacaatacccacgacctcacactcgtgttttaaacacgtacaacatattgcgctacaatttaacactagttcctaaataggaaacctacactttctctttaacactggttcctaaataggaaacctacgctttctctttaacactgcgcatttacactattctcaagataacactggtcgggttattgtacaattcacagcttacaacacaaataatgtcacatcaagagttaatcacacacttatttacaaccaaaactcattcataatttcacatctcataatgtcacaatccaccatcacatatttcatttataagcactgctcatgaattatacaatacccccgacctcacactcgtgtttcaacaCGTTTAACACGTTGCGCTACAATTTAGCACTGGTTCctgaataggaaacctacattttctcttaaacactgcgcatcaacgcttttctcaagataacactggtcgggttattgtataattcatagctcacaatataattgttgtcacatcaagtgtcaaacacacacacttattcacaatcaaatatcatgtccacaatttaacatctcataatatcacatcaaccatctcatttttacatgtatctcgcaaagtgacacattcaactttgtactactcaatcttcacaataatattataataccatTATAATAACTCATTACACCTGATAAATCatatacacataacatgttgatcatcgt from Glycine soja cultivar W05 chromosome 16, ASM419377v2, whole genome shotgun sequence harbors:
- the LOC114389934 gene encoding potassium channel SKOR-like, with the protein product MVILEDYHCQGPNQPSNFTHGKEYLQDKQLESDITFHVGKQEAELALTVNNVVFNRDLYQLKGLIRARADPNKTDYDGRSPLHLAASRGYEDITLFLMQEHVDVNIKDNFGNTPLLEAIKNGHDRLFRGLDLRSQHLEDKVFLDGHRNVMNQPKVEQFSTEQSNTEEEIAANKVETGTNLKIKMKICRPHYLKDFVTNAILNAELVASHWVKEIPLSARISSPLPFFYFLSCSLGHGEEIE